The following coding sequences are from one Meiothermus cerbereus DSM 11376 window:
- a CDS encoding fumarylacetoacetate hydrolase family protein: MKLARFLSQGRLLQGRLQDGMLVDHAGEAHHPEAVQWLLPVQPGKVMALALNFAEHADEFGLKRPSEPALFWKPNTSLLPHKGTVIYPQGARFMHFECELAVIMGRHARRVKAKDALDYVGGYTIANDLVVRDYVTNTFRPPIRGKGWDTFGPLGPYYVTADEVPEPHNLKMRAYVNNELRQEASTQGMIFSIPEIIEFISRFMTLEPGDVLLTGTPKGISQVHPGDVMRMEIEGLGALENPIEWETEEAEPLISEEGDRSLVL, from the coding sequence ATGAAACTCGCCCGTTTTCTCTCCCAAGGCCGCCTTCTGCAAGGGCGTTTGCAGGACGGCATGCTGGTAGACCATGCCGGTGAAGCCCACCACCCCGAGGCGGTACAGTGGCTGCTACCGGTACAGCCCGGAAAAGTGATGGCCCTGGCGCTCAACTTTGCCGAGCACGCCGACGAATTTGGCCTCAAGCGCCCCAGCGAACCGGCTTTGTTCTGGAAGCCCAACACCAGCCTGCTGCCCCATAAGGGCACGGTGATCTACCCCCAGGGGGCCCGCTTCATGCACTTCGAGTGCGAGCTGGCCGTGATTATGGGGCGCCATGCCCGCCGGGTTAAGGCCAAAGACGCCCTGGACTACGTGGGCGGCTACACCATCGCCAACGACCTGGTGGTGCGGGACTACGTCACCAACACCTTCCGCCCGCCCATCCGGGGCAAGGGCTGGGATACCTTTGGCCCGCTGGGGCCTTATTACGTTACCGCCGACGAGGTTCCCGAACCCCACAACCTGAAGATGCGGGCTTACGTCAACAATGAGCTGCGCCAGGAGGCCAGCACCCAGGGCATGATTTTCTCGATTCCGGAGATCATCGAGTTTATCAGCCGCTTCATGACCCTGGAGCCAGGCGACGTCCTCCTGACCGGGACCCCCAAGGGCATCTCCCAGGTACATCCAGGCGACGTGATGCGGATGGAAATCGAGGGGCTGGGCGCGCTGGAAAACCCCATCGAGTGGGAGACCGAGGAAGCCGAGCCACTAATCTCTGAAGAGGGCGATAGGAGTTTAGTGTTATGA
- a CDS encoding methyltransferase, with translation MSLEVYHTLHKTPVKGGFLYTKAGARGTQEPAYELLAGHLEPHGQTALDLNPGIGLVAHALRRQELTVQAIETSRASLRCLEASFGASVRVTRGLPWETEPHSADLVALVLPANRGTRYVELSLLGAARALRTGGRLWIAGSKDKGFEHYFKLAQEWLGYGVLVRREGAFRLAVLEKEKPAPDLPPVWQSFEWQFSGKTWHFYYLPGVFSGGHIDPGSAMLLRELPHDLGHVLDIGGGYGALSRPLVDRAQSLTLLEDDWASVLCAQRNLGEQATVLHSDVDSALTPGQTFATIVSNPPFHVGGLVVLETAAAFIEAAYARLERGGKFYLVANRFLPYEPLLEARFATVRTVAVNSHKVLMAHKLG, from the coding sequence ATGAGCCTCGAGGTCTACCACACCCTGCACAAAACCCCTGTAAAAGGTGGCTTCCTGTATACCAAAGCCGGTGCACGGGGCACCCAGGAGCCTGCCTATGAGCTGCTGGCAGGCCACCTGGAGCCCCACGGCCAGACCGCCCTCGACCTCAATCCGGGCATCGGGCTAGTTGCTCATGCCCTGCGTCGGCAGGAGCTCACAGTACAGGCCATCGAGACCTCGAGGGCTTCCCTGCGCTGCCTGGAAGCCAGTTTTGGGGCTTCCGTGCGGGTGACGCGCGGCCTGCCCTGGGAAACCGAGCCCCACTCGGCAGACCTGGTGGCCCTGGTTCTTCCTGCCAATCGGGGCACCCGCTATGTGGAACTATCCTTACTGGGTGCAGCTCGAGCCCTGCGTACTGGAGGGCGACTGTGGATTGCCGGTAGCAAAGATAAGGGCTTCGAGCACTACTTCAAGCTGGCCCAGGAATGGCTGGGCTATGGTGTCCTCGTTCGCCGCGAGGGGGCTTTTCGCCTGGCCGTGCTGGAAAAAGAAAAACCTGCCCCAGACCTGCCGCCGGTCTGGCAGTCTTTTGAATGGCAATTCTCGGGCAAAACCTGGCATTTTTACTACCTGCCAGGCGTTTTTTCGGGTGGACACATTGACCCCGGTAGCGCCATGCTGCTGCGCGAGCTACCCCATGATCTCGGCCACGTGCTGGATATCGGCGGGGGTTATGGCGCCCTCAGCCGCCCCCTGGTAGACCGGGCCCAGAGCCTGACCCTCCTCGAGGACGATTGGGCCAGCGTGCTGTGCGCCCAAAGGAATCTGGGTGAACAGGCCACCGTGCTGCACTCCGATGTGGACAGCGCATTGACACCAGGCCAGACTTTCGCTACTATTGTCTCGAACCCCCCGTTTCACGTGGGGGGGCTTGTCGTGTTAGAAACCGCCGCCGCATTTATCGAAGCCGCCTACGCCCGCCTGGAGAGGGGCGGGAAATTTTATCTCGTGGCAAACCGCTTTCTCCCCTACGAACCCCTTCTCGAAGCGCGCTTTGCCACCGTGCGCACCGTGGCCGTGAACAGCCACAAAGTTCTGATGGCCCATAAGTTGGGCTAA
- the hpaI gene encoding 2,4-dihydroxyhept-2-ene-1,7-dioic acid aldolase: MVEFKGSIVPLVTPFRNGVIDEAAFERLIERQIEAGSHALSVGGTTGEPGTLSVEERKYLIELALRFIRGRVPLLAGTGTLRLDETLDITTAAYKMGAQGALVITPYYIKPNQEGLYRFFGQVAQAVPQMPIVLYNIPGRAGIEIKVETVARLRRDFKNVVGLKHSSKDVEYVSELLRRVGRDFSVYCGLEALTFPMMCVGAVGTIAATANWLPKETAQMCQLTLEGRYKEALELHYYGLEANDAVFWDTNPIPLKTVLSWMGLCQKEWREPLGPTTPEIEARLRRMAESYGLIPAKEGHPPVLPDPSGKQYV; the protein is encoded by the coding sequence ATGGTCGAGTTCAAAGGCAGCATCGTACCCCTGGTAACACCGTTTAGAAACGGTGTAATCGACGAGGCCGCGTTCGAGCGGCTCATCGAGCGGCAGATTGAGGCCGGCTCCCACGCCCTGAGCGTGGGCGGTACCACCGGCGAGCCCGGTACTTTGAGCGTGGAGGAGCGCAAGTACCTGATTGAGCTGGCGCTGCGCTTCATCCGGGGGCGCGTACCCCTCTTGGCTGGCACCGGAACCCTGCGCCTCGACGAGACCCTGGACATCACCACCGCAGCCTACAAGATGGGGGCGCAGGGTGCGTTGGTCATCACCCCCTACTACATCAAGCCCAACCAGGAAGGGCTCTACCGCTTTTTTGGTCAGGTGGCCCAGGCCGTGCCCCAGATGCCCATCGTGCTCTACAACATTCCGGGCCGGGCCGGCATCGAGATCAAGGTCGAGACAGTGGCCCGCCTGCGGCGGGATTTCAAAAACGTAGTGGGCCTCAAGCACTCCTCCAAGGACGTGGAGTATGTTTCGGAGCTTTTGCGCCGGGTGGGGCGGGACTTTAGCGTGTACTGCGGCCTCGAGGCCCTGACCTTCCCCATGATGTGCGTGGGGGCGGTGGGGACCATCGCCGCTACGGCCAACTGGCTGCCCAAGGAAACCGCTCAGATGTGCCAGCTCACCCTGGAGGGCCGCTATAAGGAGGCCCTCGAGCTCCACTACTACGGCCTCGAGGCCAACGACGCAGTCTTCTGGGACACCAACCCCATCCCCCTCAAAACCGTGTTGTCCTGGATGGGCCTGTGCCAGAAGGAGTGGCGCGAACCCCTGGGCCCCACCACCCCCGAGATCGAGGCCCGGTTGCGCCGCATGGCCGAGTCGTATGGCCTGATTCCTGCCAAGGAAGGACACCCGCCCGTGCTTCCCGACCCCTCTGGAAAGCAGTATGTCTAG
- the rpoD gene encoding RNA polymerase sigma factor RpoD, with amino-acid sequence MSKKSSQPTSKPTATSNKPETGGKAAKAKKSMGKTESAQPEAKRAGEPKRKEPAKKPADSKPKAQSAASSKAQAKGAAILEHDEVQLDEELAIGADELEAPDLAIVEVEDLEVGPDLDDLVAPTPKVGALAAVALADDEIAEEILEADLEDIEILEPDFELGTLPIEEAEEEIEEDLPLPRISTSDPVRQYLHEIGQVPLLTLEEEIDLARRVEEGVAAAQRLAEETGLDAELIRHVLRSQVQGSSRVTNIPGTELRIDPETVAAVDARLRALPREAKRYLHIARDGEICRQHLIEANLRLVVSIAKKYTGRGLSFLDLIQEGNQGLIRAVEKFEFKRRFKFSTYATWWIRQAINRAIADQARTIRIPVHMVETINKLTRTARQMQQELGREPAYEEIAEAMGPGWDAKKVEETFKIAQEPVSLETPIGDEKDSFYGDFIPDEHMASPVDSAAQSMLSEELEKALGKLSEREAMVLKLRKGLIDGREHTLEEVGAYFGVTRERIRQIENKALRKLKYHESRTRKLRDFLD; translated from the coding sequence ATGTCTAAAAAGTCGTCGCAGCCCACCAGCAAACCGACCGCAACCTCCAATAAGCCCGAAACCGGGGGAAAAGCCGCCAAGGCTAAAAAAAGCATGGGAAAAACCGAGTCAGCCCAGCCCGAGGCTAAGCGGGCAGGCGAGCCGAAGCGCAAAGAGCCTGCCAAGAAGCCAGCAGACTCCAAGCCCAAGGCCCAGAGCGCAGCGAGTTCAAAGGCCCAGGCCAAAGGTGCTGCGATCCTGGAGCACGACGAGGTTCAGCTGGATGAGGAGCTGGCCATTGGCGCCGATGAACTCGAGGCCCCCGATCTGGCAATTGTCGAGGTAGAAGACCTGGAGGTCGGGCCCGACCTCGACGATCTGGTTGCGCCGACCCCCAAAGTGGGCGCTCTGGCAGCAGTTGCTCTTGCCGACGACGAGATCGCCGAGGAGATTCTCGAGGCCGACCTCGAGGACATCGAGATCCTCGAGCCAGACTTTGAACTCGGCACCCTGCCCATCGAGGAGGCCGAGGAGGAGATCGAGGAAGACCTCCCCCTCCCCCGCATCTCGACTTCCGACCCCGTTCGGCAGTACCTGCACGAGATTGGCCAGGTGCCCTTGCTGACCCTGGAAGAAGAGATTGACCTGGCCCGCCGGGTCGAGGAGGGGGTGGCGGCTGCGCAACGTCTGGCCGAGGAAACAGGTCTGGACGCCGAGTTGATTCGGCATGTGCTGCGTAGCCAGGTGCAGGGCAGCAGCCGCGTCACCAACATTCCCGGCACCGAGTTGCGCATCGACCCCGAAACCGTAGCGGCAGTGGATGCCCGCTTGCGGGCGTTACCCCGCGAGGCCAAGCGCTATTTGCACATTGCACGGGACGGGGAAATTTGCCGCCAGCACCTCATCGAAGCCAACCTGCGGCTGGTGGTGAGCATCGCCAAGAAATACACCGGTCGTGGCCTTAGCTTTCTCGATTTGATCCAGGAAGGCAACCAGGGCCTGATCCGGGCAGTGGAGAAGTTCGAATTCAAGCGCCGCTTCAAGTTTTCCACCTATGCCACCTGGTGGATTCGGCAGGCCATCAACCGGGCCATCGCCGACCAGGCCCGCACCATCCGCATCCCGGTGCACATGGTGGAGACCATCAACAAGCTGACCCGCACCGCCCGCCAGATGCAGCAGGAACTGGGCCGCGAACCGGCCTACGAAGAAATTGCCGAAGCCATGGGGCCCGGCTGGGACGCCAAAAAGGTGGAGGAAACCTTCAAGATTGCCCAGGAGCCGGTAAGCCTGGAAACCCCCATCGGCGACGAAAAAGACAGCTTCTACGGCGACTTCATCCCCGACGAGCACATGGCCTCGCCGGTAGACTCCGCCGCCCAGAGCATGCTCTCGGAAGAGCTGGAAAAAGCCCTGGGCAAGCTCTCCGAGCGCGAGGCTATGGTCTTGAAGCTACGCAAAGGCCTGATTGACGGGCGCGAGCACACCCTGGAAGAGGTGGGTGCCTACTTCGGCGTGACCCGCGAGCGCATCCGCCAGATTGAAAACAAGGCCCTGCGCAAGCTCAAATACCACGAGTCGCGCACCCGCAAGCTGCGGGACTTCCTGGATTGA
- a CDS encoding SufE family protein: MTAEERLAQLPPKLQSVVQMLGSVPKVIKTEMLLEFAKKMPSLPEGMQGKLEQVHECTTPFFVHAELKDNQVHLFFDAPKEAPTVRAFAGLLAEGLEGESPEAVLGVPEDFYTLARLEEIITPLRLRGLQAVLTRIKRQVREAQS, translated from the coding sequence ATGACTGCTGAAGAGCGCCTGGCGCAGTTGCCCCCCAAACTTCAAAGCGTCGTGCAGATGCTGGGAAGTGTCCCGAAGGTCATCAAAACCGAGATGCTGCTGGAGTTTGCTAAGAAGATGCCCTCCTTGCCGGAAGGGATGCAGGGCAAGCTCGAGCAGGTGCACGAGTGCACCACACCCTTTTTTGTACACGCCGAGCTAAAGGACAACCAGGTGCACCTGTTTTTTGACGCCCCCAAAGAAGCCCCCACCGTGCGGGCTTTTGCTGGGCTGCTGGCCGAAGGGCTGGAGGGCGAAAGCCCCGAGGCCGTGCTGGGCGTGCCGGAGGACTTCTATACCCTGGCCCGGCTTGAGGAGATCATCACCCCCCTGCGGCTCAGAGGTTTGCAGGCTGTGCTGACCCGCATCAAACGTCAGGTGCGCGAAGCGCAGAGCTAG
- a CDS encoding nucleotidyltransferase family protein → MAVVLPDLVAKREAILELARKHGASEVRVIGSVARGEADERSDIDFLVRLESGRSLWDLGGLIADLEDLLGCKVDVVPEDWLRPQVRERALEDARPI, encoded by the coding sequence ATGGCTGTGGTGCTGCCTGACCTGGTTGCCAAGCGCGAGGCGATTCTCGAGCTTGCACGTAAGCATGGCGCTTCAGAGGTACGCGTTATTGGGTCGGTGGCACGTGGAGAGGCTGACGAGCGCAGCGATATCGATTTTCTAGTTCGTCTCGAGTCGGGCCGAAGCCTTTGGGATTTGGGCGGATTAATTGCTGACCTCGAGGATTTACTGGGTTGTAAAGTAGATGTCGTGCCAGAGGACTGGCTACGCCCACAAGTGCGAGAGCGAGCATTAGAAGATGCAAGACCGATATGA
- a CDS encoding GNAT family N-acetyltransferase, protein MLEVHLRPLVMSDLPRVLEWSRDEAFCLANGWPVGLPAEQLQDWFVRLLNNPPVDLVRKGIVVATPEHPEGHLVGFVDLRELNPLEKRARLRIAIGDETHRGQGVGYAAGLQMLEHGFSELGLERITAEVHSSNSRMLGLVEKLGFKREGVLRQHETRQGIKEDVHLFGMLKGEFQPPRDEAWLLAFTSQS, encoded by the coding sequence ATGCTAGAAGTGCACCTGCGCCCCCTGGTCATGAGCGACCTGCCGCGTGTGCTCGAGTGGAGCCGCGACGAGGCTTTTTGCCTGGCCAACGGCTGGCCGGTGGGTCTCCCCGCCGAACAGTTGCAGGACTGGTTCGTGCGGCTGCTCAACAACCCCCCCGTAGACCTGGTGCGCAAGGGCATCGTGGTCGCGACCCCCGAGCACCCCGAAGGCCATCTGGTGGGGTTTGTGGATCTGCGCGAACTCAACCCCTTGGAAAAACGGGCCCGCCTGCGTATTGCCATCGGCGACGAAACCCACCGGGGGCAGGGGGTGGGGTATGCTGCTGGCTTACAGATGCTCGAGCACGGCTTTAGCGAGCTGGGCCTGGAGCGCATCACCGCCGAAGTCCACAGCTCCAACAGCCGGATGCTGGGCCTGGTAGAGAAACTGGGCTTCAAGCGGGAAGGGGTTTTGCGCCAGCACGAAACCCGGCAGGGCATCAAAGAGGATGTGCACCTGTTTGGCATGCTAAAGGGAGAGTTCCAGCCGCCACGCGATGAAGCCTGGCTCTTGGCCTTCACTTCACAGTCTTAG
- a CDS encoding HepT-like ribonuclease domain-containing protein, with translation MRDDRLRYQDVLDAVGQIRKYASVSQETFFADEMLQVWVIHHLQIVGEALAGLSEMERANNESWARPVIATRNVLVHRYFKVKPEVIWNIVKNHLDDLEAQVRAAMAKLPPE, from the coding sequence ATGAGGGATGATCGTCTGCGGTATCAGGATGTACTGGATGCAGTTGGTCAGATTCGCAAATATGCCTCGGTCAGTCAAGAGACCTTTTTTGCCGATGAGATGCTGCAGGTCTGGGTGATTCACCATTTGCAAATCGTGGGCGAAGCCTTGGCCGGCTTGTCTGAGATGGAACGTGCCAACAATGAGAGCTGGGCCAGGCCGGTTATTGCTACCCGCAACGTGCTGGTGCACCGATACTTTAAGGTGAAGCCGGAAGTGATCTGGAACATTGTCAAGAATCACCTTGACGACCTCGAGGCTCAAGTTCGGGCCGCGATGGCCAAGCTGCCACCAGAATAG
- a CDS encoding ABC-F family ATP-binding cassette domain-containing protein — MSRPRVLLRLHQAEKAYGERVLFKKADFWLTSLERAALVGPNGAGKSTLFQILSGGQPLDQGRLLRLSDVRVFYLPQDFRPPAGTVYGLAYATTPLHRAELELQHTPPEYAGEAWSRIRELSFWKGRVARTLAEFGLSELWDQSTEKLSGGEAVRLGLAMAFLSGAEVLLLDEPTTHLDLRMRLRLEELLLAYPGAVGLISHDRALLRRVASTVYHLEAGQLLRLPGGYRAYLQERERIRRTLEKARYEAEKERERLLQVLPDQRRPGVDRRKSEKAVLQTRAERIQVPEPLPPERRWSLEMAAEGTPRLVLEARGLTKSYPSRGVVIRQATLRIFRGDRIALVGANGAGKTTLLRLLLSREFPDAGERTLGYGVSTAYLDQLYHGLEPDLPLFEQFAARFGEARAAALLGRMGFRPPHWHDIPRSFSGGERARAGLALLGALRIGLLVMDEPTNHIELELLEALERALADYPGTLVFVSHDRELVQKVATRFWGLEDGVLVEYPTYTEAEAAMLGKPAVRLNPFGEMALEEEPPIEEQDLEQARVALMERLYEPGLTERTRARLRADLLALEEILFQQYARDYFRPYPYRHRARQEGLEVFAEEELGLWQFWSREEVCWGQLSQGVLLLEDLPSPRLLRSVLRIAFELEDIQVVRVGRRSFGRSGYLKQWAEQGSPVPNKPSPANKLRTPRRRRKGHKP, encoded by the coding sequence GTGTCGCGACCTCGAGTCCTGTTGCGCTTACACCAAGCCGAGAAGGCCTATGGCGAGCGGGTTTTGTTCAAAAAGGCCGATTTCTGGCTGACCTCGCTCGAGCGGGCGGCCCTGGTGGGGCCTAACGGGGCGGGGAAGAGCACCCTGTTTCAAATCCTGAGCGGGGGTCAGCCCCTGGATCAGGGGCGGTTACTGCGTCTGTCGGATGTGCGGGTGTTCTACCTGCCCCAGGACTTTCGCCCCCCTGCGGGAACCGTCTATGGCCTGGCTTATGCCACAACCCCTTTGCACCGGGCCGAACTGGAACTTCAGCACACGCCACCCGAATACGCGGGCGAGGCCTGGAGCCGTATCCGGGAGCTGTCTTTCTGGAAAGGCCGGGTGGCCCGTACCCTGGCCGAGTTTGGCCTTAGCGAACTGTGGGATCAATCCACCGAAAAGCTATCTGGCGGCGAGGCGGTGCGGCTGGGCCTGGCCATGGCCTTTCTCTCCGGGGCCGAGGTGCTATTGCTTGACGAGCCAACCACCCACCTGGACTTGCGTATGCGGTTGCGCCTGGAAGAGCTGCTGCTGGCCTATCCTGGGGCCGTAGGGCTGATTTCCCACGACCGGGCCCTCTTGCGCCGGGTGGCTTCCACGGTCTACCACCTGGAGGCCGGTCAGCTGCTTCGCTTGCCGGGCGGCTACCGGGCCTATCTGCAGGAGCGCGAGCGTATCCGGCGAACCCTGGAAAAAGCCCGCTACGAGGCAGAAAAAGAGCGCGAACGGCTGCTGCAAGTGCTGCCCGACCAGAGGCGTCCCGGTGTGGATCGTCGCAAGAGCGAAAAGGCGGTGTTGCAAACCCGGGCCGAGCGCATACAAGTACCCGAGCCGCTTCCCCCCGAGCGCCGCTGGAGCCTGGAAATGGCCGCCGAGGGAACCCCCAGACTGGTGCTCGAGGCCAGAGGATTGACGAAATCGTATCCGAGCCGCGGGGTGGTGATCCGCCAGGCCACCCTGCGCATCTTCCGGGGCGACCGGATCGCCTTAGTAGGGGCCAACGGGGCGGGCAAGACCACCCTGCTACGCTTGCTGCTTTCCCGAGAATTCCCGGATGCAGGAGAGCGGACGCTGGGCTATGGGGTGAGCACCGCCTACCTCGATCAGCTCTACCACGGCCTGGAGCCCGACCTTCCGCTTTTTGAGCAGTTTGCCGCGCGATTTGGCGAGGCGCGCGCGGCGGCCTTGCTGGGCCGCATGGGCTTCAGGCCGCCTCACTGGCACGACATACCCCGAAGTTTTTCTGGGGGCGAGCGGGCCAGGGCCGGCCTGGCCTTGCTGGGGGCTTTGCGGATCGGTTTGCTGGTGATGGACGAGCCCACCAACCATATCGAGCTCGAGCTCCTAGAGGCCCTCGAGCGGGCCCTGGCCGACTACCCCGGTACGCTGGTTTTTGTCTCCCATGACCGGGAGCTCGTCCAAAAAGTAGCCACCCGCTTCTGGGGCCTCGAGGACGGGGTGCTGGTGGAGTACCCCACCTACACCGAGGCCGAGGCGGCCATGCTGGGCAAGCCCGCTGTGCGGCTAAACCCCTTCGGCGAGATGGCCCTGGAAGAAGAGCCGCCCATCGAGGAACAGGACCTCGAGCAAGCGCGCGTGGCTTTGATGGAGCGCCTTTATGAGCCTGGCCTGACCGAGCGCACCCGCGCTCGGCTGCGCGCCGACCTGCTGGCGCTGGAAGAGATCCTCTTTCAGCAGTATGCCCGCGACTATTTTCGGCCCTACCCCTACCGCCACCGTGCACGGCAGGAGGGCCTGGAGGTGTTTGCCGAGGAAGAGTTGGGTCTGTGGCAGTTTTGGAGCCGCGAAGAGGTCTGCTGGGGCCAGCTTTCCCAGGGCGTGCTGCTGCTGGAAGACCTGCCCAGCCCTAGGCTCTTACGGTCGGTGTTACGGATAGCCTTTGAGCTCGAGGACATCCAGGTGGTGCGTGTGGGCCGTCGGAGCTTTGGCCGGAGTGGCTACCTGAAGCAGTGGGCCGAACAGGGCTCGCCTGTTCCGAATAAGCCGAGCCCAGCAAACAAGCTGCGCACTCCTCGCAGAAGGCGGAAGGGCCACAAGCCCTAG
- the hpaE gene encoding 5-carboxymethyl-2-hydroxymuconate semialdehyde dehydrogenase, whose translation MKAFEKAQAIRPEFIALVRQKIAKSTVMHFISGKFVAGVRGELFESLEPSNNQVLARAYKGHAEDVDKAAKAAKAAFAKWRLSAKARKKYLLKIAEVLEKHGDELAVMECLDAGQALRIVRAQVARAAENFSFYAEYAERSMDGRSYPVDGEWLNYSIRVPVGVCGIITPWNAPMMLSTWRIAPALAFGNTVVLKPAEWSPLTAWKLAEIIQEADLPPGVFNVVQGFGEEAGDAVVRHPDIPLIAFTGETTTGSIITRNSAEHLKRLSLELGGKSPAIIFEDADLERALDATVFQIYSFNGERCTANSRALVQESIFEAFVSRLAERAARVRVGHPLDPETEVGPLIHPEHLKRVLGYVEIGKQESQHIFGGERVGTEGNYVRPGLFVAENHHRIAQEEIFGPILTVIPFKDEADALQKANDSKYGLASYVWTRDVARAHRMALHLEAGMTWINSHNVRHLPTPFGGVKMSGTHREGGEHSLEFYTELKHIAVPLIEHPIPKFGR comes from the coding sequence GTGAAAGCTTTCGAGAAAGCCCAAGCCATCAGACCGGAGTTCATCGCTCTGGTACGGCAGAAAATTGCCAAAAGTACGGTGATGCACTTTATCAGCGGAAAGTTTGTGGCGGGGGTGCGGGGCGAGTTGTTCGAAAGCCTCGAGCCCTCCAACAACCAGGTGCTGGCCAGGGCCTACAAAGGCCACGCCGAGGACGTGGACAAGGCTGCTAAGGCCGCCAAGGCCGCTTTCGCCAAGTGGAGGCTAAGCGCCAAAGCCCGCAAGAAGTACCTCTTGAAGATCGCCGAGGTGCTGGAGAAACACGGCGACGAACTGGCCGTGATGGAGTGCCTGGACGCCGGGCAGGCCCTGCGGATTGTGCGGGCCCAGGTGGCCCGGGCCGCCGAGAACTTTAGCTTTTATGCCGAGTACGCCGAGCGCTCAATGGACGGGCGAAGCTACCCGGTGGACGGCGAGTGGCTCAATTACAGCATCCGGGTTCCGGTGGGGGTTTGCGGCATCATCACCCCCTGGAATGCCCCCATGATGCTCTCCACCTGGCGCATTGCCCCGGCCCTGGCCTTTGGCAACACGGTGGTCTTGAAGCCCGCCGAGTGGTCGCCCCTCACCGCCTGGAAGCTGGCCGAAATTATTCAGGAAGCCGACCTGCCCCCAGGGGTGTTCAATGTGGTGCAGGGCTTCGGCGAGGAGGCCGGCGATGCCGTGGTGCGGCACCCGGATATTCCCCTGATTGCCTTCACCGGCGAGACCACCACCGGCAGCATCATTACGCGAAACAGTGCAGAGCACCTCAAGCGGCTTTCCCTCGAGCTCGGGGGCAAGTCCCCCGCCATCATCTTCGAAGACGCCGACCTCGAGCGGGCCCTGGACGCCACGGTGTTCCAGATTTACAGCTTCAACGGCGAGCGCTGCACCGCTAACTCCCGCGCGCTGGTGCAGGAAAGCATCTTTGAGGCTTTTGTAAGTCGCCTGGCCGAGCGGGCCGCCAGGGTCAGGGTGGGACACCCCCTTGACCCTGAGACCGAGGTGGGGCCCCTTATTCACCCCGAGCACCTAAAGCGCGTGCTGGGCTATGTGGAGATTGGCAAGCAGGAGTCCCAGCACATCTTCGGCGGCGAGCGGGTAGGCACCGAGGGCAACTACGTTCGGCCTGGCCTGTTTGTGGCGGAAAACCACCACCGCATCGCCCAGGAAGAGATTTTTGGCCCCATTCTGACCGTCATCCCCTTCAAGGACGAAGCCGACGCGCTGCAAAAAGCCAACGACTCCAAATATGGCCTGGCCTCTTACGTCTGGACCCGGGACGTGGCGCGGGCCCACCGCATGGCCTTGCACCTGGAAGCGGGCATGACCTGGATTAACTCGCACAACGTGCGGCACCTGCCCACCCCCTTCGGCGGGGTCAAGATGAGCGGAACCCACCGCGAGGGCGGCGAGCACAGCCTGGAGTTCTACACCGAGCTGAAGCATATCGCGGTGCCGCTCATCGAGCATCCGATTCCCAAATTTGGCAGGTAA
- the hpaR gene encoding homoprotocatechuate degradation operon regulator HpaR, whose protein sequence is MATILPPDPSTRLLRDLTHSLPMALLRTREAVVQRFRSVLSRHGLTEQQWRILRALDGRDGLEVSLLAEQCRILLPSMTGILKRMESRGLVRRDANQADGRSTLVRLTEASQALVEGIKPEVVEVYKEIERILGKRKLEQLYALLEKLEAGLLEGQR, encoded by the coding sequence ATGGCCACGATTCTTCCCCCAGACCCCTCCACCCGACTGCTGCGCGACCTCACACACTCGCTGCCGATGGCCCTGTTGCGTACCCGCGAGGCGGTGGTGCAGCGCTTTCGCTCCGTGCTCAGCCGCCACGGTCTGACCGAGCAACAGTGGCGCATCCTGCGGGCGCTGGATGGGCGCGATGGACTCGAGGTATCCCTCCTGGCCGAGCAATGCCGGATTCTACTGCCCAGCATGACCGGCATTTTGAAGCGTATGGAAAGCCGGGGTCTGGTTCGGCGGGATGCCAACCAGGCCGATGGTCGCAGCACGCTGGTGCGCCTTACCGAGGCATCGCAGGCCCTGGTAGAGGGGATCAAGCCCGAGGTGGTAGAGGTTTATAAAGAGATCGAGCGCATCCTGGGTAAACGCAAGCTCGAGCAGCTCTACGCCCTGCTGGAAAAGCTCGAGGCGGGTCTGCTCGAGGGCCAGCGCTAA